A region of Myxococcus stipitatus DSM 14675 DNA encodes the following proteins:
- a CDS encoding alpha/beta fold hydrolase, with amino-acid sequence MNATRETHVATLDGLRMSYTLRGEGPLLVLLHGFTGAGADWAHVFDLDALGREYRLLIPDLRGHGRSDNPSEGFTMRQCAEDVLALLDVLEVQTCRAIGMSLGGNTLLHAATRAPERIERMVLVSSTPYYPAQARRIMATFTEESRSEAEWADMRSKHVGGDAQIRALWRHGRGFADSVDDMNFTPPLLGTVRARTLLVQGDQDPLYPVELSLEMYRGIPESRLWVVPGGGHCPIFGAQREPFAHAAQAFIAGGNA; translated from the coding sequence ATGAACGCGACAAGAGAGACCCACGTGGCCACGCTCGATGGCCTGCGGATGAGCTACACGTTGAGGGGGGAGGGGCCGTTGCTGGTGCTGCTCCATGGCTTCACGGGCGCGGGCGCGGACTGGGCCCATGTCTTCGACCTGGACGCGCTCGGTCGGGAGTACCGCCTGCTCATCCCTGACTTGCGAGGCCATGGCCGGAGCGACAATCCCTCGGAGGGCTTCACGATGCGCCAGTGCGCGGAGGATGTCCTCGCGCTCCTGGACGTGCTGGAGGTCCAGACGTGCCGCGCCATCGGGATGAGCCTGGGGGGAAACACCCTGCTGCATGCGGCGACGCGAGCGCCCGAGCGCATCGAGCGGATGGTGCTGGTCTCCAGCACGCCGTACTACCCGGCGCAGGCCCGCCGCATCATGGCGACGTTCACCGAGGAGTCCCGCTCCGAGGCGGAGTGGGCCGACATGCGCTCGAAGCACGTGGGTGGAGACGCGCAGATTCGAGCCCTCTGGCGGCACGGCCGGGGCTTCGCCGACAGCGTCGACGACATGAACTTCACGCCCCCGTTGCTGGGAACGGTGCGTGCGCGGACGCTGCTCGTCCAGGGTGACCAGGACCCGCTCTATCCCGTCGAGCTCTCCCTGGAGATGTACCGGGGCATTCCGGAGTCCCGCCTGTGGGTGGTGCCTGGAGGCGGCCATTGCCCCATCTTCGGGGCGCAGCGAGAGCCTTTCGCTCACGCGGCGCAGGCGTTCATCGCGGGAGGCAATGCCTGA
- a CDS encoding DNA/RNA non-specific endonuclease: MNKLSVAAMFVLLSSGCGVTDPAPGGEGGASQLEQDFGGPSGLMDFFQGHTQEEIQEALKPYGVGYVVHGGVTQAAISDCPKYFPAGDRSVWHNFDGEYYFIDSAGRPNRAYKDLPPITAAPRVSTCQTNVGQWGDAENPSNDYDGGHLIGSQLGGWGGRANLVPQDANFNRGNWVALENAMADCGSLPNGRMRYTIGVGYPNSTTLIPNTMTMDIRNQSSGASISLAFTNTDGGGANGPSERARGVNWLASQGCN, from the coding sequence ATGAACAAGCTTTCCGTTGCGGCGATGTTTGTCCTGTTGAGCAGTGGTTGTGGCGTCACGGACCCGGCGCCGGGCGGCGAAGGAGGCGCCAGTCAGTTGGAGCAGGACTTTGGCGGCCCGAGCGGCCTGATGGACTTCTTCCAGGGCCACACGCAGGAGGAGATCCAGGAGGCGCTGAAGCCATACGGCGTCGGATACGTCGTCCACGGGGGCGTCACCCAGGCCGCGATCAGCGACTGCCCCAAGTACTTCCCAGCGGGGGACCGGAGCGTCTGGCACAACTTCGATGGGGAGTATTACTTCATCGACAGCGCGGGCCGGCCGAACCGCGCCTACAAGGACCTGCCGCCCATCACCGCCGCGCCCCGGGTCTCCACGTGTCAGACGAACGTGGGGCAGTGGGGGGACGCGGAGAACCCGAGCAATGACTACGACGGGGGGCACCTCATCGGCTCGCAGCTGGGGGGCTGGGGTGGGCGGGCGAACCTGGTGCCGCAGGATGCCAACTTCAACCGGGGCAACTGGGTCGCCCTGGAGAATGCGATGGCGGACTGCGGGAGCCTGCCGAACGGCCGGATGCGCTACACCATCGGGGTAGGTTACCCGAACAGCACCACGCTCATCCCCAACACCATGACGATGGACATCCGCAACCAGTCCTCGGGCGCAAGCATCTCCCTGGCCTTCACGAACACGGACGGCGGCGGCGCGAACGGCCCGAGCGAGCGGGCCCGGGGCGTGAACTGGCTGGCGAGCCAGGGCTGCAACTGA